One Leptospira barantonii genomic window, AAAAAATTGCCCGTTCTCTTGGATCGTTTCTATATCACCGGATACGATTTCCCAGCCCATAAAAAACATCGCTTTCACCATTTTGTGAAGAGTACCAGGAGCCGTTTCGGAAGTTTTTAACGTAACCGTATAAAGCCCGTCGTTCTCTTTGTAGTGAAATTGAATCATTCTTTAGACCTGCTTACTAAGATAATTGCACGTTTCAAAAAAAACGACTCTTTTCCGGGAGTATTCTGTCTCCTTAGAGCTGAAAAATTCTTGCCTCGGAGTTTCGCGGAAAAACAGTCAAAGTAGAGTGGAAATGAAAGATATTTGCCGAAAATAAAAGGACGCTATTTTTCCAAAATGGTATGAAAAGACCCCTCGAATACAATCCGGAACTGATCCAAAAGTCGGAACCTCTTCCTCATGAAAAGGAAAAGGGTTCAGCTAAAAAATGGAAAGCCCCGAATCCGAAAAAGGAAAAACCAAATTCGGATGGAGAAGGCGCGCCGGGTCTTTTAATTTTCGGGTTATTCCGTTTTGTAAAAAAATATAAGGGAAGAATTTTCGTCATCATCGGACTTCTTTGTTTCGAAATCGGATTTTACGCGAGCATTCCTTTCAGTTTTAAATACTTAATCGACGAAGCTTTGATCAATCGAAATCAAAGCGCTCTTTATTGGATCGGCGCTTATCTCGCGATCGGAACGATTACCTTTGCGATTCTTGGAACGGTAAGGGATTATCTTTACAACTGGGCTTCCGCGAGAATCATACAGGACTTAAGACTGCAGATGTACGAACATCTGGATCGATTGAGTTTGGATTTTTTCTCGAACAATAAACTCGGAGATATTCTTTCAAGATTTTTCAACGATCTCGCGGCGTTGGAACACGCGTTGCTTGCGTTTATTCCCTGGGGACTTGGTCCTTTGTTGGAAGCGATCTTCGGAACCATTCTTCTTTTCTTATTGGATTGGAAGTTGGCGTTGATCGCTTTGTTGATCTGGCCGATCAGTTTTTTAGGTCCGGGATTTTTGTCTCGCAAGTCCACTGAAATCAGTTACACAAGAAAATTAGAAGAAGCTCAAGTACTCAGCTTGGTGGAAGAATCCATCTCCGCTCAAAACCTGATCCGTGCTTACGATCTGAGCGATTATTTCTTCAGTCGTTTTAAGAATAACTGTGAAAAATTGTTTCAGGTTTCACTCCGGCTCGGCTTGACGAATTCTTATCTCGAACGTTCCGCAGGCTCTGGAATTCTTCTTTTACAGGGAGTTCTACTGCTCGTTGGAACTACATTCGCATATCATAATGCTCTTAGCATAGGAACGTTGGCGGCGTTTCTACCTCCGTTCTTAAACTTAAGTTATTCTCTTTTGTATCTTTCCCAGTATTTACCTGCGTTGAATCACGCGAGCGGCTCCGCAAAAAGAATATTAGAATTATTGCGTGCTCCCGTTTTCGAATCGGATCCCGAAGAATCCTCCATTCCCGAATTGAAAGAAGCGATTCATTTCGAGAACGTTCACTTCAGATACAAGGGAAGATCGAAAAATCTGAGCGACATTACTCTGACCATTCCTAAAGGAAGTTATACCGCGATCGTAGGCGGTTCGGGAGTGGGTAAAAGCACGTTCATCAAACTTCTATTGGGAATGGTTCAACCGAACGAAGGAAGAATTCTTTTCGACGGAACCGATCTCAATTCCTTATCGAGAAGTTCTGTGAGATCCTTGGTCGGAGTTGTGTTCCAAGAAACGTTTCTTTTTAATACGACCATCTTCGAAAACATTCGAATCGGAAAACCGAGCGCGACACTCGAAGAAGTGATCGAAGCCGCGAAAAGAGCGGAGATTCACGAGATGATTCTTTCCTTGCCGATGGGTTACGAAACGAACGCGGGAGATCGTGGAACAAAACTCTCGGGCGGTGAAAGACAAAGAATCGCGATCGCAAGGGCCTTTTTGAGAAATCCGAAAATTCTGCTTTTGGACGAAGCGACTTCTTCCCTGGATCCGGTTACCGAAGCGAGAATCATGAAAACCCTTTCGTTGTTGAGAGAAGGTAGAACCGTGATTTCGGTTACGCACAGACTTTCCACAATCCGCGAAGCCGATCAGGTTTTTCAAATGCGCAACGGAAAACTCGAAAGATTTTCGGTTCCCGAACCGGAACAACAGGCGATGGTTCTGTAAGAATTACGTTTCTTACTTGCAATTTTTTTCCGGCCTAATTTACATTCTTCCAATGCTTTTAGTACCCACTTATATCGCCGACTCTCCGATCGGCGGCTTCGGTCTTTTTGCGGGCCGGGATATTCAAAAAGGAGAATTGATTTGGAAGTATCATCCTAAAACGGTTTGGGTCATCACCGACCAAGAGTTGAATTCTCTTCCCCCTTCCGTTCAAGTAATGTTTCGCACTTATTCTTATCAGACCGAAGACAAATGGTTTTATTGTTCCGATAACTCGAAGTTCATGAATCACAGCGACGACCCGAACACAAAGGAAGATTTTACGAGCGATAAAACCAATCCGATGGGACAAGACAGCGCTACAAGATTGATCCACAAAGGAGAAGAGCTTACCTGCAACTATAAACTCTTCGACGATAACTGGAAAATAAAATTAAGTTAAACTCGGTTCAGCTTCTTGAAGCTTTGATTTGTTCCTTAAGTCCAATCGCCGCAAGAGTATAACCTCCGTCCGCGGAGTCGACGAAGTGAACTTCACGAACCGAACCTTCGTGTAAAGCGCAGGTCATCAAAGCTCTATCGGAAACATGAAATCCGTAAAAAAGTTTTCCTTCTTTGTAAAGACCGTCCAAAAATTTTAGGAACAACTCTCTCGAATTCGAATCGCAGGCGACTACCATCTTCAAGGTTCCGTCGTATTTCCTGAAATCGGAAGCGATCACTTGCGATTTTCTTAATTCTCTCAATTCCATTCCGTTGACTTTCGGTCCGAACTTCCATTGTGTGTTGATCGCAAGATTTACGGCGAATCCTTCGATTTTGATTTTGAGCATTTTCAGAAAATGGAGAATTCCTTTTTTACTTCCCGCGTGAACGGTCGCTTCCTTGTTGAAGTATTTTCCGGACATGTCGACTTTGATTCCTTCCTCTTTGAGTGGATGAATGTCCGTATCGTTCCCCAATAAAGTTCCCACCTGATCCAAAATGATTTTGAGCAATTCCTGATCGGAAGCCGCGCTCGGAGAATTCATCTTTATGATAAACGAAACCGTTTCACCTCTGTGGCTCGGGATGTCCTGCCATCTACAAGTGAACCCGGTAAAGTCCGGTTTGACCTTCGTTTTGTGCGTTAAGGGTATGATATAAGGATTTGTGGAATCGTCGTTCTTTACAAAAGTTTCGGCGACGTCCAACGCGCTTCCGGTAAGAATCGCTTGGTTGTAAAAATCGGAGATCTTTAGTTTACAAAGTTTTAATTCTTTTCCGGTTCTTTTTAAATCGCCGACGTTTACGATTCCAGCTCTGAGTTTTAAACCGAAATTGTTTTTTACGAGTTCCCTGATCGAAAACAAAATATCCTTCACACCGGGAAGAACGCTATCGGGAAGCAACAAGGTCATCCCGTCTCCTCCGAATAGAAACGGATAATCCATATCGCCCATCAGATTGGAAACCGCCATCGCGGTGACGCCGCCTGCGATGTTCACGTCCTTGTAGTTTCCGTTTCGAATCGCATCGGAAGAATTCACCACATCGGTGATGACCAAATTCCAATCGTCGGGAACGGTAAAATAATTGGAAGATTCGATGATATCCGTAAAGGAAGAAAGCGCGGGTAAGTATTTGTAGAAGTTATGCGTGCTCAACGAAGTTTTATTTTCCGAAGTTTGAAGCATCCTAGTTCACCTAACCAGATTTATATTTTTACCAAAAGAATTTTGAAAACGAATTTTGAGCGTCTGAAAAATCAAAAACGATCTTCAATCAAAAAAAGGAAAGGAAGAATATCGAAAATTCGATCGTGTTTGAACCGCATTCAATAGAATGAAATACTATTCTTAGACGTTTTAGAAGAATTTCATACTTATTTTTTGTCCGAAAAGAAAGGCTCAGGGCGTGACATAAAATTCGGAATGCTCCGACAAGAAGGAGAGTTTTCGAGTGACCGGTGAGGATTTTTCTGTTAAAGGAAAATTTCCCGATTCTTTCCCGCCACCACTCCACCACCGCCCAATTCAGGGTGGGGCTCAAAATTTTACGGGAGATTGTAGGAACTCATACGATCGGGATCGACTAAGATTCAATTCGATTCCGTAGATTCGCAGGAGTTCCTACATTTTTCCAAAATCAATAATCGATTTTAAGATCCTTGATTTTTTTATCCAAAGTGTTTCGGTTGATTCCCAAAAACTTAGCGACTCTCGTTTTTGTGTATTTGAATTTTTTCATCGCATACTTGATCAAACGAGCTTCCACTTCTCCCACAACAACTTCGATCGCTCTTCCGTCCAGAGCATCCAAATGAGAAGAAGAGAATCTTGAATTCGCGATTTCGACGGAAGACTCTGCGTCTCCGGTTTCGGGATCGAACTCTTCGTCTCCATAAAGAAGACGTCCGTTGATTTCGGAAAAATCCTGAATGTCCAACATCTCCAACTGAGAAAGAACAACCGCGCGTTCGATTACGTTTTCAAGCTCTCGAACGTTTCCGGGCCAACTATAGTTCATGAGAAGTTTATGAGCTTCTCTCGTGATTCCGGTGATTTTCTTTCCGTTCTCTTCCGAATACTTCGCGATAAAGTGATTGATCAAAAGTGGAACGTCATCCGCTCTTTCACGCAACGGAGGAGTTACCATATTCACGACGTTGAGCCTGTAAAAAAGATCCGGTCTGAATTTTTTCTCCGTGATCAATTCCTCCAAGTCCGCGTTCGTTGCGGCGATGATTCTTACGTCGATCTTTTTGGGTTTCACCGAACCGACCGCTTCGATTTCCTTTTCCTGAAGAACGCGCAACAACTTGGATTGAAGATTGAGATCCATTTCACCGATCTCGTCCAGAAAGATCGTTCCCGTATCGGCCATCTCGAACTTTCCTTTTTTATCCGCGACTGCGCCGGTAAACGATCCTTTCTTATGACCGAAAAGTTCGCTTTCGAGAAGATTCTCCGGAATCGCGGCGCAATTGATCTTGATAAACGGTTTATCGGCGCGGGAAGAATTGTAGTGAATCGCAGACGCGATCATTTCCTTACCCGTTCCGGATTCTCCCGTAATCAAAACGGATGCGCGGGAATCCGAAACAAGATGGATCATCTCGAAAAGTTTTTCCATCGGCTTGGATTTTCCGATCAAAGATCCGAACTTGTATTTATTCTTGAGTTCGCGTTTGAGAAGAACGTTCTCTCTCGAGATTTCTCTCTTCTCTTCGTCGATCAGTTTTTGAATCCGAATCGCCTGATAAATGACGGACGCAACTACTTGCAAAAAGTCTAAATAAGTTTTTAAGTCTATGTATTTTTTGTGAACGAAGTAAACGCTTACGACTCCGAGAACGTCCGTATCCGATTTGATCGGCGCCGCGAGAAAACTAACGTTCTCCGGATTGTTTTTGAAGTGCGCGGCGTTGCCCACACGATTCAAAAAGTTTTCGTCGTTTGCGATCGATTCAACGATGATCGGTTCTCCGGTTTCAAAAACCTTTCCGGTAACTCCTTCGCCGGGAAGATAAACTCCCTTCTCCATTTCTTCGGCGGTTAAACCGGAAGCGGCCTCGAGTCTTAAGATCGCTTTTTCGGCTTCGAAAAGAACGATACTTCCCCGCTCGAGGTTTAAGGATTTTTCCAGACGATCCATGATGTCTTCGAAAATTTCCTGAAGAACCAACGTGGAAGTAACGGTTCTTGAAATATCGATCAACACCTGTTGAATTTTATTCTTCTGTTCGAGTTGTCTGAAAATCTGCAGGTTTTTGAAGATCTGCGCGGCCTGATTGGCAAGCGTCGAAATGATCTCCAAATGTTCTTCGTTGAAAGCGCCTTTGCGGCTTGAATCTAGGGAGATAACTCCGATCACTACATCCTCGACGATCATAGGGACCGCGAGTTCGGACATAATATCGTCCTTTATGGAAATGTAATGTGGATTGGCGGTTACGTCGCTGACGATCATACCTTCGCCGGAAGCGGCTACAATCCCGGTAATTCCTTCTCCCACCTTCAATTTAACTTTCGTACGGATCGATGGATTCATACCTCGAAAGGTTACGATATCCAAAACATTTTCTTTTTCATTAATCAGCATCAGAGAGCCCGAACCGACTTCGCAAATCTGGATGCAACGTTCTAGAATTAAATCCAGAAGTTTATCCGGATCCAAAGTTGAGTTCATAGCGGTTGCAACTTCTTGTATAGATCTTAATGGACTTGGCTTCACATATCCTGACATGCTTAAAATTTTTGCGATTTGATACTTTTGGGGTCAATCGATTTTTTGCGCCGCGCTTATTTTTAGAGCGATTTTTTTAAGTGTGCTGATTAATATTTAGCCTCGATTTCACAAGATTTTGTCCCATTTCAAATAAGTAAGAATTCTCCATTTGCCTATTTTGGCCTTTCTAATAAGAATTAACCGAATTTTAACCAATCTAATAAATAATTTGTATCAGTATAAATGGGATTCCCTATAATTTTGCGTCTATGGCCTGCGCATTCTGCTCAGAATTTAAGACGCCGGAGGGAATGTTTCATGCCGGGCGATTTCTTTGCAGATCCTGTGGCCGAGAATGGATTTTAGAAAAAAGAAAGAATCCCAGACTTTCTCCGCCGACGGATACAAGTTTTAGCAACGAGGTTTTGCTCGAATTTCTTTCCTTATTCAACACGAGCCCCAACTTAAATCACCTTCTCGAAAGTTTCACTTCTCTCGCGTTTTACAAACTCGGAATTCCCGGCATAAGCGTGATGATCTACGAACCTCGTTTGGATCGGATGACCGTGATGTCGGTCAAAAATCAAAAGACCTCCCTTTCCAAGGTCGCGCTTCATTTCGAAATCAAAAAGGGCGAAGACAACGGGGCTTTAACCGAATGTATCGAAAATTGCAAATCGATTTATTATAAGTTCGCTGATCAGAAACACAAACATTTCAAACAATACGCGAGACTCAATCGAACCGTTGCTTCGCTTGCGATTCCGATTCATCTCAACGGGGAAGTGTTAGGAATTCTTTCCGTCGATTATAAAACCGACGATCCCGAAAAGGCGGAAAACGATCGTTACTTTCTGGAATTGATCGCCGCGCAATTTGCGGTCACACTTAAAAACAGAATTCTTTTCGAAGTTTCTCAAACCCAGTCCCGAAATTTCAGATCGCTTCATTCCGCCGCGCTTCGTCTTTCCTCTTTAGGATTCAAATACAAGGTGGAAATTTTTAGAGTGATTCTTCTTTCGCTCACCGAGTTTTCAGAAAACGATTTGTATTCTCTTTTCGAATGGAACAGAGACAATCATACTTTGTTCGGACATTTTTTAACCGGAAACATCACAAGTCCCGAAATCAGAATGGACGTGGATATGGCGAGACAATCCACGTTTAAGGTTAGAATACAAACGACTTCGGAAGAAAAAGAATCTTCCGAAACTTCCAAAAAAAGAAATCTTAGAAAGGAATTGGAACCGATTCCCGGAGAAATGTCCCTCCCGATCAATCGATACGAGTTTTTTCTCAAAGAAGTTTTCGAACTCAATGAATCCAAACTTGCACTGTCTTCCGATTTTCCCGAACTCGAAAAATTCGGGATGTGGGGTTTGAATCTCGCGATTCTTCCCGTGGTTCATACGGACAAATCGGACATCGTAGTCATCTTAGGAAAAAGAAAGGACCGTCAATTCAATTCGGAAGAATTAGAAGTTTTGAATGCGTTTGCGATCCAAGCCGGAATTTCCATACAGAACTATCATCTATTCGATCAAAGAGCTCAAAAAGAAAGGCTCGATAAAGAAATCGAAATCGCGAAAGAACTCCAACGTTCTTTGCTTCCTAGAAAGATGCCGGAACATTCCGGTTACGAATTCGCAGGAACGATGGTTGCGGCGCGCGGCGTTGGAGGAGATTACTACGATTTTATCACCGACCCGTTTAACACCGAAACGGTGATCTGCATCGGAGACGTAAGCGGAAAAGGTGTTCCCGCGGGAATCGTGATGGCAACGGTGAGGACGATCATCCATTCTCTTGTAAGAAAAAAAGTAAGTCCTTGGGACATCGTAAACACGGTCAACACGTATATCTTTCAAAACTACAACGATTCCACTTCGCCGCGATTCATGTCGATGACCGTAATCAAATGGGAAATGAACCGGAACGAATTTTCGTTCAGCGGCGCTGGACAAGGAAATCTTTATCTTTATAAGGCTTCTACCCGACAGATCGAAGAAATTTCGACGGGCGGAATCATCTTGGGAATCGATCCCGATATTTCCAAATTCGAAAATCTAAATCAGTTTAGAATGCAGGTCGGAGATCTTCTGATCATGTGCACGGACGGAGTTTTAGAAGCATCCGATCAGGACGGAATTCAGTTCGAATCGGATCGATTTAAAAAATCCATTCTCCAGTTTCAAGCCGAACCCTTACAAGCGATGTTGGACGGTATCGTTTCCGAAATCCGCAAATTTACGGGAAACCAAGAACAGATGGACGATATTACTCTTGCCGCAATCCGAAGACTCCGTTAAACCTGCATTTGCGAATCCTGATGAGAGACAAGATCTCCGAATCCACACGAAAGATTTTCGATACGGTATGGAAAAGAATCGTTCCTTTTCACGAAATGATCCTATCTCGTCCGGCCGTTTTATCCTATTCCGGAGGAAAAGATTCTTCTCTTTTGCTCCATTTTTACTTTTGGCTTTGGATCGAAAAAAAAATCCCCGCTCCGTGTATCTATCATCTCGATCATTCGATTCGATTCAATCTGGAACAGGAAAAAAAAATCCTGGAATACGCGGAGACCACGTTTCCGTTTCCAAAAGAATTCAAAAAAAAGAATATTCCAACTTTATCACGTAAGATCGGAAAAACCCTGGAAGAAACCGGACGTGCATTTCGGTATAAGGATTTGGAAAAGATCGCAAATCGATACGAAGGTTATATCGTTACGGGTCATCATTCCAACGATTATCTGGAAACGATCCTCTTGAATTTGATCCGCGGCGGAGGTTGGAATTCCTTACGCACATTAGGTTGGTTCGAAAAAAATCGATTTCGTCCTCTCTTCGCATTTACGAAAGACGAAATCAAAACGATTCTTCAATCCGAGTTTTGGCCGATCTTCGAGGACGAATCCAATCAAAGCGACGAATACCTAAGGAATAGAATTCGAAATTCCATCGTTCCTCTTCTGATGCAGGAAGGCGCGGACCCGGATCGTATTTATAAAAACTTTCATAGAATGGAGAAACCGGCTCCGAAAATTTTTCCGAAGGAAAACGGACCGGAAAAAATCCCTTCGTATTTAAAAATCAACGTTTGGGTTCTACGCGATCTTTCGCAAAGGGAAAGAAAATTCTTTATAGATCGTTATCTTCGTTCCTTAGGTTTACATCCGATCACAAGAAATTTCTTTCAGGATCTCGTCGAATGTTTGGAGAGGGAGAATTCTTTCGGACTTGAAAACAAAGAAGCTTGGTTTTGGAAGTCGATATCTTCGGATCTTTATTTGATTCCTAAAAATTCTCTTTCTTTAAAAGAATTTAGATTCGAACCGAAAGAAATGATTCTTCGTTGGAACGGAAATCAAAAGAAAATTCCTCCCGGATTGATTCCGGAAGTATGCCCTCCCGGCGCCAAAATTCGCAAAAACGGGATGAGTATAGAAATTTCCGAAATCCTCAGACAGAAAGAGATTCCTGTTCCGGTTAGAAAAATGCTACCCATACTTTATGGGGAGGGGAAAGTTGATGTGATCTGTCTGAGCCTTTGGGATCCGAGGATAGGAGACATTGTGGCGGACAGGGAAGTAGAGATTTTACCTGACTCTCAGGAGCCCGGAAGATGAGCGAGGATCCTCAAAAAAAGGACGAACCGTTCTTCAAAGACGTCGAGTTCAACGCGTCTTATGGGGAAGCGAGCAAGATCCCAACCAAAGGGGTTCCCCAGATCGCGTTCGCGGGTCGTTCCAATGCCGGTAAGTCTTCTTTGCTCAACGCAATTCTCGAAAGAAAATCCCTCGCTAAAGTTTCTTCCACTCCCGGCAAAACCAAGTTACTCAATTTCTTTTTTGTAAATCATTCCGTATATCTCGTCGACTTACCCGGTTTCGGTTATTCGGCCAATTCACATAAGGATCACGAAGCGATGATGGGTCTTTTGATGGATTATTTGAATCTCGCGAAGGATTTGAAATGTCTTTTTTTAGTTTGTGATTCTCAAAGAGAACTTCCGGAAGAGGAACTCGAACTGATCGGAACCTGTTTCGAAAGAAATATAAAACCCGTTTTAGTAAGAACAAAAATCGATAAACTCAATCAAAGCGATCTTTCCAAATTGAGAAAGAAGATGAAAAATATTCACGAGCTTTATCCGATGCTCGAAACGGTTCTTGTTTCCAATAAGTCTGGAAAAGGTTTGCTCGAGCTTAGAAAGATTGTGGATTCTCTGATCGGTTCGGTCGGAACTCCGATCAATTATACGGAAAGAATCGAAGAAATTTCCTAAACGATCTTAGGCCTTCGCGTCGAAAAGATTGCCGAGTTTATCGGAAGAATTCGCGTTTAAAATTCTCAAACTCATC contains:
- a CDS encoding ABC transporter ATP-binding protein translates to MKRPLEYNPELIQKSEPLPHEKEKGSAKKWKAPNPKKEKPNSDGEGAPGLLIFGLFRFVKKYKGRIFVIIGLLCFEIGFYASIPFSFKYLIDEALINRNQSALYWIGAYLAIGTITFAILGTVRDYLYNWASARIIQDLRLQMYEHLDRLSLDFFSNNKLGDILSRFFNDLAALEHALLAFIPWGLGPLLEAIFGTILLFLLDWKLALIALLIWPISFLGPGFLSRKSTEISYTRKLEEAQVLSLVEESISAQNLIRAYDLSDYFFSRFKNNCEKLFQVSLRLGLTNSYLERSAGSGILLLQGVLLLVGTTFAYHNALSIGTLAAFLPPFLNLSYSLLYLSQYLPALNHASGSAKRILELLRAPVFESDPEESSIPELKEAIHFENVHFRYKGRSKNLSDITLTIPKGSYTAIVGGSGVGKSTFIKLLLGMVQPNEGRILFDGTDLNSLSRSSVRSLVGVVFQETFLFNTTIFENIRIGKPSATLEEVIEAAKRAEIHEMILSLPMGYETNAGDRGTKLSGGERQRIAIARAFLRNPKILLLDEATSSLDPVTEARIMKTLSLLREGRTVISVTHRLSTIREADQVFQMRNGKLERFSVPEPEQQAMVL
- a CDS encoding sigma-54-dependent Fis family transcriptional regulator codes for the protein MNSTLDPDKLLDLILERCIQICEVGSGSLMLINEKENVLDIVTFRGMNPSIRTKVKLKVGEGITGIVAASGEGMIVSDVTANPHYISIKDDIMSELAVPMIVEDVVIGVISLDSSRKGAFNEEHLEIISTLANQAAQIFKNLQIFRQLEQKNKIQQVLIDISRTVTSTLVLQEIFEDIMDRLEKSLNLERGSIVLFEAEKAILRLEAASGLTAEEMEKGVYLPGEGVTGKVFETGEPIIVESIANDENFLNRVGNAAHFKNNPENVSFLAAPIKSDTDVLGVVSVYFVHKKYIDLKTYLDFLQVVASVIYQAIRIQKLIDEEKREISRENVLLKRELKNKYKFGSLIGKSKPMEKLFEMIHLVSDSRASVLITGESGTGKEMIASAIHYNSSRADKPFIKINCAAIPENLLESELFGHKKGSFTGAVADKKGKFEMADTGTIFLDEIGEMDLNLQSKLLRVLQEKEIEAVGSVKPKKIDVRIIAATNADLEELITEKKFRPDLFYRLNVVNMVTPPLRERADDVPLLINHFIAKYSEENGKKITGITREAHKLLMNYSWPGNVRELENVIERAVVLSQLEMLDIQDFSEINGRLLYGDEEFDPETGDAESSVEIANSRFSSSHLDALDGRAIEVVVGEVEARLIKYAMKKFKYTKTRVAKFLGINRNTLDKKIKDLKIDY
- the yihA gene encoding ribosome biogenesis GTP-binding protein YihA/YsxC, with amino-acid sequence MSEDPQKKDEPFFKDVEFNASYGEASKIPTKGVPQIAFAGRSNAGKSSLLNAILERKSLAKVSSTPGKTKLLNFFFVNHSVYLVDLPGFGYSANSHKDHEAMMGLLMDYLNLAKDLKCLFLVCDSQRELPEEELELIGTCFERNIKPVLVRTKIDKLNQSDLSKLRKKMKNIHELYPMLETVLVSNKSGKGLLELRKIVDSLIGSVGTPINYTERIEEIS
- a CDS encoding SET domain-containing protein: MLLVPTYIADSPIGGFGLFAGRDIQKGELIWKYHPKTVWVITDQELNSLPPSVQVMFRTYSYQTEDKWFYCSDNSKFMNHSDDPNTKEDFTSDKTNPMGQDSATRLIHKGEELTCNYKLFDDNWKIKLS
- the tilS gene encoding tRNA lysidine(34) synthetase TilS, which encodes MRDKISESTRKIFDTVWKRIVPFHEMILSRPAVLSYSGGKDSSLLLHFYFWLWIEKKIPAPCIYHLDHSIRFNLEQEKKILEYAETTFPFPKEFKKKNIPTLSRKIGKTLEETGRAFRYKDLEKIANRYEGYIVTGHHSNDYLETILLNLIRGGGWNSLRTLGWFEKNRFRPLFAFTKDEIKTILQSEFWPIFEDESNQSDEYLRNRIRNSIVPLLMQEGADPDRIYKNFHRMEKPAPKIFPKENGPEKIPSYLKINVWVLRDLSQRERKFFIDRYLRSLGLHPITRNFFQDLVECLERENSFGLENKEAWFWKSISSDLYLIPKNSLSLKEFRFEPKEMILRWNGNQKKIPPGLIPEVCPPGAKIRKNGMSIEISEILRQKEIPVPVRKMLPILYGEGKVDVICLSLWDPRIGDIVADREVEILPDSQEPGR
- a CDS encoding GAF domain-containing SpoIIE family protein phosphatase, which translates into the protein MFHAGRFLCRSCGREWILEKRKNPRLSPPTDTSFSNEVLLEFLSLFNTSPNLNHLLESFTSLAFYKLGIPGISVMIYEPRLDRMTVMSVKNQKTSLSKVALHFEIKKGEDNGALTECIENCKSIYYKFADQKHKHFKQYARLNRTVASLAIPIHLNGEVLGILSVDYKTDDPEKAENDRYFLELIAAQFAVTLKNRILFEVSQTQSRNFRSLHSAALRLSSLGFKYKVEIFRVILLSLTEFSENDLYSLFEWNRDNHTLFGHFLTGNITSPEIRMDVDMARQSTFKVRIQTTSEEKESSETSKKRNLRKELEPIPGEMSLPINRYEFFLKEVFELNESKLALSSDFPELEKFGMWGLNLAILPVVHTDKSDIVVILGKRKDRQFNSEELEVLNAFAIQAGISIQNYHLFDQRAQKERLDKEIEIAKELQRSLLPRKMPEHSGYEFAGTMVAARGVGGDYYDFITDPFNTETVICIGDVSGKGVPAGIVMATVRTIIHSLVRKKVSPWDIVNTVNTYIFQNYNDSTSPRFMSMTVIKWEMNRNEFSFSGAGQGNLYLYKASTRQIEEISTGGIILGIDPDISKFENLNQFRMQVGDLLIMCTDGVLEASDQDGIQFESDRFKKSILQFQAEPLQAMLDGIVSEIRKFTGNQEQMDDITLAAIRRLR
- a CDS encoding DUF3095 domain-containing protein, translated to MLQTSENKTSLSTHNFYKYLPALSSFTDIIESSNYFTVPDDWNLVITDVVNSSDAIRNGNYKDVNIAGGVTAMAVSNLMGDMDYPFLFGGDGMTLLLPDSVLPGVKDILFSIRELVKNNFGLKLRAGIVNVGDLKRTGKELKLCKLKISDFYNQAILTGSALDVAETFVKNDDSTNPYIIPLTHKTKVKPDFTGFTCRWQDIPSHRGETVSFIIKMNSPSAASDQELLKIILDQVGTLLGNDTDIHPLKEEGIKVDMSGKYFNKEATVHAGSKKGILHFLKMLKIKIEGFAVNLAINTQWKFGPKVNGMELRELRKSQVIASDFRKYDGTLKMVVACDSNSRELFLKFLDGLYKEGKLFYGFHVSDRALMTCALHEGSVREVHFVDSADGGYTLAAIGLKEQIKASRS